One segment of Nothobranchius furzeri strain GRZ-AD chromosome 13, NfurGRZ-RIMD1, whole genome shotgun sequence DNA contains the following:
- the LOC107380637 gene encoding histone H2B 1/2-like has protein sequence MPEPAKSAPKKGSKKAVTKTAGKGGKKKRKTRREGYAIYVYKVLKQVHPDTGISSKAMSIMNSFVNDIFERIVSEASRLAHYNKRSTITSREIQTAVRLLLPGELAKHAVSEGTKAVTKYTSSK, from the coding sequence ATGCCTGAACCTGCCAAGTCTGCACCCAAGAAGGGCTCCAAGAAAGCTGTGACCAAAACTGCTGGAAAAGGAggcaagaagaagagaaagaccaGGAGGGAGGGCTATGCCATCTATGTGTACAAGGTGTTGAAGCAGGTCCACCCCGACACTGGGATCTCCTCAAAGGCCATGAGCATCATGAACTCCTTTGTCAATGACATCTTTGAACGCATCGTCTCTGAGGCTTCTCGCCTGGCGCATTACAACAAGCGCTCCACCATCACCTCCAGGGAGATCCAGACCGCTGTCCGCCTCCTGCTGCCCGGCGAGCTGGCTAAGCATGCCGTCTCTGAGGGCACCAAGGCTGTCACCAAGTACACCAGCTCCAAGTAA